The genomic window ATTACTCATGTTCTGCACTGAAAAGCTGGCTTCTGGACAGCGAACTTGAGCGATGTCTAACATTGGCTTGTTGAGATCAAGGCCACTACTTTGGTAGCCGTAGTCAATGAAATGACGAACGTGAGGGCCTGTGCCGCAACCAAGATCTAAGTGACTTTTCCCATTGTTTCCGAAAATTTGATGTAGCCGGCGAATACAGTTACTTTGCGCTTGGTAGTCAATATCGACACACATTAAATCATAGTAACTCGATAGGTCGGTGTAGAGTGCGTTGGCGGACATAATGGCCTACAGCATTAGCTGAAAAAAGTGGGGTGGCGCATAGTAAACTAGAACGTCAAAATAACAAGCGAATCTTTGTTGCTGGCAGCGATTGTTGAGGGTTTACTTCATGCGTATTGGGTTGTAGTGCGGAACTCTAATGGAACAAACACCGCGAGAGCAATCCAGAGAAATGGGGCGGTAATAAATATGAACATAGTCGATGATGAGTTTGGTTCACACTGTTGATGAGTAACCCGTTACGCCGAGTGGCATGATCAGGCTTTTTATGTAGCCAAAGCGCTTTGATAAAAAAGAATTGTGCGAACTATTTTGGTAGATTACAGGTATTACAGATATCCAGTGAGCCGCAATGAAAATTCTTCACACCTCCGATTGGCATCTTGGCCAAAACTTCTACAATAAAAGTCGTAAAAACGAGCATGAACGTTTTTTACAATGGTTGTTAGAGCAAGTTTCTGAGCATGATATCGACGCGATTATCGTCGCGGGTGATATTTTCGATACCAGCACACCACCCAGTTATGCCCGTGAGATGTACAACAAGTTTGTTGTCGACTCGAATAATATCGGCTGCCAGTTGGTGCTATTAGGCGGTAACCACGATTCCGTATCTGTGCTTAAAGAAACACAGCCATTATTGAAGTGCATGGGCGCGGATGTGATCCCCAACACGAATGACGATTATGCGACTCAGGTTGTTGAATTGAAGGGCAAGAGCGGCAAGGTTGAGGCTTTAGTCTGTGCAACTCCTTTCATTCGCCCGCGCGATGTTTTAACTAGCCAAGCGGGTGTGTCGGGGGTTGAGCGTCAGAAGCAACTGGGCGCTGCGATTCAGCAGCACTATCAAGGTGTCTACGATGCAGCAGTCGAAAAACGCAAGACTTTAGCGAACAGTGAAACCATGCCCATCATCGCCACAGGGCATTTAACAGCAATGGGGGTCAAGCAGTCTGATTCGGTGCGGGATATCTATGTTGGCAATTTAGATGGTTTTGCTGCCGACGGTTTCCCAAATGCTGATTACATCGCACTTGGCCATATTCATCGTCCTCAAGTGGTCGCGAAACGTGAATACATTCGCTACTGCGGGTCACCCATTCCGCTCAGTTTTGACGAGCTTAAATCGCAAAAGCAGGTGTGTATGGTTGAGTTTGAGCAAGGCGAACGTACCATTTCTCAACTTGATGTTCCTAACTTCCAACCCTTGGCTGAAATCAAAGGCGACTTGAGCGAGATTGAGTCTCAACTGAATCAATATACGGGGTTGGAAGAGGGGCAAAGCGTGTGGTTGTCGATTGAGGTTCATGCACAAGACTACCTATCAGATTTGCAAGAACGCATGCGAGCCTTAACCGAAGGCCTAAACGTTGAAGTGCTGCAGTTAAGAAGAGCAAGAGAGCGCCGTAACCAAGTGTTAGCGCGAGAATCAGCGGAAACCTTAGCGGAACTCACACCCATGGATGTGTTTGAAAAACGTATCGCACTCGAAGTGTTTGAAAGTGAGACAGAGAAAGCACGCTTAGAAAGAATGACGATCAAGTTCAAGCAAGTGATTGCTGAAGTGTCTCACGGAACTGACGATTTAAACGGTACGGAAGAGTAATCAAGAATGAAAATCTTAAGCTTAGAATTTGAAAACCTGAACGCTTTGAAAGGTCGTTGGAAACTCGATTTTACACAGTCACCTTTTGCTGAAAACGGGTTGTTTGCGATCACAGGTCCCACAGGTGCGGGCAAAACCACCATTCTTGATGCGATTTGTTTGGCACTGTTTCACCGTACGCCACGCTTGAAAAGCATTGCCAAAGGCACCAACGAGCTGATGACGCGTGGCACGGGTGAATGTTTTGCTGAGATTGAATTTGAAGTTAAAGGGAAAACGTACCGTTCGAACTTCCATCATAAACGAGCTCGCGGCAAGCACGATGGTGCACTGCAAACGCCAACGTGTGAGTTTGCAGATGCAGATAGCGATGCAGTTCTAGAAACGCAGCTGACTAAGAAAATCAAGATGGTTGAATCCGTCACGGGTTTGGATTTTTCTCGCTTCACTAAGTCGATCATGTTGTCACAAGGCGAGTTTGCCGCTTTCTTGAATGCCAATGCAAATGATCGAGCGGAACTGCTTGAAGAGCTGACCGGCACCGAAGTTTACAGCCTGATTTCAGAACGGATCTATGATCACTTCAAATCGAGCGAAGAGTCTCTCAATCATCTAAAAGCTAAGGCTGAAGGGGTCAGCTTGCTATCAGACGAGCAGATTCAAGCGCTACTCACTGAACGGGATAAACGAGAAACCGAACAAACCGTATTAGCTCAACAACTGGTTGAATGGAACGCGCATTTAAGCTGGTGGAAAGATATCACCAAAGCCGACTTTGCGATCGTTAATGGCGAACAGGACTTAAAACAGGCGCAAGATACGCTTTCAGACAACCAACCCTCTCTGGATCGTTTAGCGAAAAGCGAGCCCGCAGAAAAGCTACGCCCATTGTATAAAGATGTGCAGCGCAGCGATCAAGAAGTGCAAGCGATTCAAGCAAACCTTGAAAGCAGTACCAAAAGATTTGCTCAGCGAAATGCCGAGAAATCAGCCGCTAGCGACAAGCTTAAAACACAAAACGTGTTGGTTGAGCAAGTAAAACAACAACAACAAGAGCAAGAAAAAATTATTGAGCATGTTCGACCGCTTGATACCCAGATTTCGGTACTTAAAGATAAACAAGTTGCCGTTGATAAAAACGTTAACATACTGAATGAACGAGATATTGAACAGCGCCATAAACACGCGGTATTGAGTAAAACTCTTGCTGCTGTTCAACAACAACAAGAGCGCGATGCCCAGTATTTAGCAACCCATCAAGCCGATAAGCACTTCGAAAAATACCTAGGCCAATGGCAGGCTAAGGTTGACCAAGTTCG from Vibrio artabrorum includes these protein-coding regions:
- the sbcD gene encoding exonuclease subunit SbcD translates to MKILHTSDWHLGQNFYNKSRKNEHERFLQWLLEQVSEHDIDAIIVAGDIFDTSTPPSYAREMYNKFVVDSNNIGCQLVLLGGNHDSVSVLKETQPLLKCMGADVIPNTNDDYATQVVELKGKSGKVEALVCATPFIRPRDVLTSQAGVSGVERQKQLGAAIQQHYQGVYDAAVEKRKTLANSETMPIIATGHLTAMGVKQSDSVRDIYVGNLDGFAADGFPNADYIALGHIHRPQVVAKREYIRYCGSPIPLSFDELKSQKQVCMVEFEQGERTISQLDVPNFQPLAEIKGDLSEIESQLNQYTGLEEGQSVWLSIEVHAQDYLSDLQERMRALTEGLNVEVLQLRRARERRNQVLARESAETLAELTPMDVFEKRIALEVFESETEKARLERMTIKFKQVIAEVSHGTDDLNGTEE